The DNA window GCGGCGCCACGCGTGGGATGGAATCTTTGGTTGCCTGAGCAATCTGCGCTTCCGTGGCATCGGTCACGTTCGGCGTATAGCGTTTAAGCAACATGCCATAGCCCAGATCCTGCTTGGTCTTGTTGAATTCGGCACGCACGTTCGGATCGGTATTGCCAGCGCGCAGTTCTTCCAGCAGGTGGTAAGCGGTCATACCGTTACGGATACGCAATTCATGCTGCGCCATCAAATCTTTCAGGCCGGTAACCTGGGTATTGGTGGAGCGGGTCGCGATCAGGCCCAGCGCATAAGGGATTTGGATCGCGTATGCGTTTTCCTGTTTATCCTGGTTCGGGATACCGAACAGGGTAAAGGCCGCCGGCGCCGGTTGGGTTTCCCACTCGGCTTCGATCGCTGCCAGTTTGGTTTTCTGCACGTCGCCCATTTCATAACCGGACTCATCACCCAGCACGATAACGGACAGTACGGCGGCCATACCGAAGCTGGCGGCGATGGCGAAGGAGCGTTTGGCGAACGCCACATCACGGCCTTTCAGCAGGTAGTAAGCGCTGATGCCCAACACGAACATCGCACCGGTGGTGTAACCGGCAGCGACGGTATGCACAAACTTCACCTGCGCAACCGGGTTCAAAACCAGTTCGGAGAAGCTCACCATCTCCATACGCATGGTTTCGAAGTTGAAGTCAGAGGCGATAGGGTTCTGCATCCAGCCGTTAGCGACCAGGATCCACAAAGCGGAAAGGTTGGAGCCGAGGGCCACAAACCAGGTTACCGCCATGTGCTGCACCTTGCTCAGACGATCCCAGCCGAAGAAGAACAGGCCGACCAGCGTCGATTCAAGGAAGAACGCCATCAGACCTTCGATAGCCAACGGGGCCCCGAAGATGTCACCGACGTAGTGAGAGAAGTAAGACCAGTTGGTCCCGAACTGGAACTCCATGGTCAAACCGGTGGCCACACCCAGGGCAAAGTTGATTGCAAACAGCTTGCCCCAGAATTTGGTCATATCTTTATAGATTTGTTTGCCTGACAGCACATATACCGTTTCCATAATTGCCAACAGAAACGCCATACCGAGCGTTAGTGGAACAAATAAGAAATGGTACATCGCCGTTAACGCAAACTGTAAGCGCGACAGCTCGACAATATCAAACATCTTGACTCCTTGCTCCTCGCAGGAAGACTCCGACTTGCGGTTACCGGCATAGTGCCGCTAACGCCCCGCAGTGAATGCCCTAAAAACACAACAAATTGATCCAGCCTCTCCGCTTTCAACAACATGCTCAGGCCCGCGCATCACAACAGACACAAAGCACAACACTGAAAACCGACAGCGGGTAACAAATACAACAAGATCGCCCATGCCTGAATACAGAATGGATGATACTCGCCCAATCCCACACAATAAATAGGTTTTTACGTGACGTGGGTTAGACTTTTGGCTATAGGTCAAAAGACAGCCAAAAGAGGTGCTCAGGCTTAATTTGATCTGGAACAATTTAAGCCTATATCGCTTTTATTTCCAGATTCATCACACTATTTCGCATAATTTTCTTATGAC is part of the Gibbsiella quercinecans genome and encodes:
- the cydA gene encoding cytochrome ubiquinol oxidase subunit I, producing the protein MFDIVELSRLQFALTAMYHFLFVPLTLGMAFLLAIMETVYVLSGKQIYKDMTKFWGKLFAINFALGVATGLTMEFQFGTNWSYFSHYVGDIFGAPLAIEGLMAFFLESTLVGLFFFGWDRLSKVQHMAVTWFVALGSNLSALWILVANGWMQNPIASDFNFETMRMEMVSFSELVLNPVAQVKFVHTVAAGYTTGAMFVLGISAYYLLKGRDVAFAKRSFAIAASFGMAAVLSVIVLGDESGYEMGDVQKTKLAAIEAEWETQPAPAAFTLFGIPNQDKQENAYAIQIPYALGLIATRSTNTQVTGLKDLMAQHELRIRNGMTAYHLLEELRAGNTDPNVRAEFNKTKQDLGYGMLLKRYTPNVTDATEAQIAQATKDSIPRVAPLYFAFRIMVACGVLMLIIIGLSFLSVVRGRIGQKKWLLRAALFGIPLPWIAVEAGWFVAEYGRQPWAIGEVLPTAVANSSLTAGDILFSMGLICGLYTLFLVAELYLMFKFARLGPSSLKTGRYHFEQSTAALQEAR